CTACACCCTATTCCGTACAATAGAAGCATCCAGCTATGCCACATCCTCTAGATAAGCAAACACTGCAGGATACAGATACAAATCGCAACCATGGTCTCTTAAAATCGCATTCTCTACGCATTCTCAATGGCTAATCCCTCGATGCTGATTGGACCAATTGAAGTGCCCGACACTGCGACTCCGGAATATTAAGCCGCAGAATCataatgaagaagaggaaagtaAGATCCCAAGACTCAATTGCTTTCTAGTAGGTACTGTACAATGCAATTCCTGTCTCCTGAAATACCCTCACAGGCTATATCCATGTATCAACGCATTTACTCGTCACCACCCTCGAGGAGACGGCCGGGCTTCGAGTTGAGGTACTCGTTTCTGTGCGCATTGCCATTAGCATCTAATTTTCGCAATTCCAATCCTCGTCACACGCGGTCCGGGCACAGGGATGGGACGTACCTCTCaacagcccagttcatggtGGCGTAAGCGATCAAGAACGGAGGGGCCACATAGAGAACCTGGTGACGGAAACGACGGAAGGTGTTGAAGATGGCGCTGTGGAAGGCACCGGCAAGAGGTCTCTGGCGGTTGGCAGAGAGGGAGTAGGTAGCGATCCGCTGGGGCGTAGGGCAGCCTGTTATGTCAGATTAGTATGCTGACTTGTGGCATTACATATAGCATTGCACGTGGAATTGTGTGAGTGCCGGATAGCGTATGTAGAGCATTGGGAATCGAAAGAAATGCACCGAGTAGCTCGTGGTTTATGAAGAGTTTCGGGTATGGTGTAGGCTGGTCCGGAGGTAATGAGGGATCAGATGAAGCTAGTCACGTACCAAGGGCACCCCAGGGGCCAATGTAACTGCAGGGGACAAAATGTCAGCATCAGATCATTCATATAGCACAATTAAAATGTCCATATCGTCTTGTTCAAAAGCGCTTATAAATGACGGCTGTTCATTGGTGCCGGAGCCCTTGAATCGTTACAGCGCAAGCAATGGACAAgagacaaggaaaagaaaactcACGTTCCGTTCTTAACGTCAGCAGTGCCAACC
This Aspergillus chevalieri M1 DNA, chromosome 3, nearly complete sequence DNA region includes the following protein-coding sequences:
- a CDS encoding ubiquinol--cytochrome-c reductase subunit 8 (BUSCO:EOG09265GSM;~COG:C;~EggNog:ENOG410PR2K;~InterPro:IPR004205,IPR036642;~PFAM:PF02939;~TransMembrane:1 (i59-77o);~go_function: GO:0008121 - ubiquinol-cytochrome-c reductase activity [Evidence IEA]), whose translation is MVGTADVKNGTYIGPWGALGCPTPQRIATYSLSANRQRPLAGAFHSAIFNTFRRFRHQVLYVAPPFLIAYATMNWAVERNEYLNSKPGRLLEGGDE